One Dokdonia sp. Dokd-P16 genomic window carries:
- a CDS encoding aldose epimerase family protein, protein MQLFSATNFEESFGSKKSSLFTIQNSNGMTAQITNYGATLVSLWVKNALGKENDVVLGYERLSDYRKMTNPYFGRTIGRYGNRISNSQFTIDNKVFKLEKNDGHHNLHAGSDAFHAVIWDLVAHTTNTLTLSYLSPHLEGGFPGNLTVSVIFKITEDNALDISYKAMTDATTHVNLTHHSYFNLNLDKTEPIDNHLLQIHGRSYLPIDKECIPTDHIEAVSNTPFDFRNFKKIGQDINATHLQVALAGGYDHNFILDGEEMRVVAEVSSPSSGITMTVTTDEPGLQFYSGNHISSTPVGKYNETYIDRGGFCLETQHFPDSPNRADFPSSILEAGSVYSSKCIYAFGIV, encoded by the coding sequence ATGCAGTTATTTTCAGCTACAAATTTTGAAGAATCATTTGGGTCAAAAAAGTCAAGCTTATTTACGATACAGAACTCAAACGGGATGACCGCCCAGATTACAAATTATGGAGCAACACTCGTTAGTTTGTGGGTAAAGAATGCTTTGGGCAAAGAAAACGATGTGGTTTTAGGATATGAGCGATTATCTGATTATCGTAAAATGACAAATCCGTATTTTGGAAGAACTATTGGTCGTTATGGAAATCGCATCTCAAATAGTCAATTCACCATTGACAATAAGGTTTTTAAATTAGAAAAAAATGATGGCCATCATAATCTACATGCTGGAAGTGATGCATTTCATGCTGTAATATGGGATCTTGTTGCACATACTACAAACACACTAACGCTATCATACCTATCACCACATCTTGAAGGTGGATTCCCAGGAAATCTAACTGTTTCTGTTATATTTAAAATCACAGAGGATAATGCTTTAGATATATCTTATAAGGCAATGACAGATGCCACAACCCACGTTAACCTCACTCATCACTCTTACTTTAATCTTAACTTAGATAAAACTGAGCCTATAGACAATCACTTGCTCCAAATACACGGAAGGTCATACCTCCCTATAGACAAAGAATGTATCCCTACAGACCATATAGAAGCGGTTTCTAATACTCCGTTCGACTTTAGAAATTTTAAAAAAATAGGACAAGACATTAATGCTACACATCTACAAGTGGCACTAGCTGGTGGCTATGATCACAATTTTATTCTTGATGGGGAAGAAATGAGAGTTGTTGCAGAAGTGAGCAGTCCATCCTCAGGGATTACGATGACAGTTACTACAGATGAGCCTGGATTGCAGTTTTATAGTGGTAATCACATATCCTCTACTCCTGTTGGAAAATATAATGAAACCTACATTGACAGAGGTGGTTTTTGTCTTGAGACTCAGCACTTTCCAGATAGCCCC
- a CDS encoding xylulokinase, which yields MYTIGYDIGSSSVKVAIVEAVTGKKLASLHEPPGEMEIIAIQRDWAEQDPEQWWDYICKATKRILQEANIDATKITAIGISYQMHGLVLVDKEGNSLRNSIIWCDSRAVAIGDKAYQDLGHEFCATELLNAPGNFTASKLKWVKDNQPHIYEQIHKYMLPGDYIAYKLTGELVTTKNGLAEGTLWNYKTNKVATELLDYYGIDHSLTPDVVDNFTDQGKVHTAAAKATGLPKGISVTYRSGDQPNNALSLNIFRPGEVAATGGTSGVIYAVTDQSDFKEIRKVNHFAHVNYTKEHPTVGRLLNINGAGIQYRWLRNNSVENSYENMNRKASKLPIGSDGVLVIPFGNGAERMLDNKNVGTHFCNLNLNQHSNAHLYRAALEGIAFSFVYGMDILKKDQTEINVIRAGNDNLFRSEIFANTVATLIGQEIEIYNTTGAVGAARAAGLTDGDFDRFGESITKNDHVMTYIPIKNKEPYKAAYNNWKTELEFTVQKHN from the coding sequence TTGTATACTATAGGATATGACATCGGGAGTTCGTCGGTAAAAGTTGCCATAGTTGAGGCTGTGACGGGCAAAAAACTGGCTTCATTGCATGAGCCACCAGGCGAAATGGAAATTATCGCCATACAAAGAGATTGGGCAGAACAAGATCCAGAACAATGGTGGGATTATATTTGTAAAGCGACAAAACGTATTCTTCAGGAAGCAAATATAGATGCCACTAAAATTACTGCCATCGGTATTTCATACCAGATGCACGGTTTAGTACTAGTAGATAAAGAGGGTAATAGCCTTCGCAATTCTATCATATGGTGTGATAGTAGAGCTGTAGCAATAGGAGACAAGGCATATCAAGATTTAGGTCATGAGTTTTGCGCCACAGAGTTACTTAATGCACCGGGAAATTTTACTGCATCTAAGTTAAAATGGGTTAAAGATAACCAGCCACATATTTATGAACAGATTCATAAATATATGTTGCCAGGAGACTACATAGCCTATAAACTAACAGGAGAACTAGTAACCACAAAAAATGGTTTAGCCGAAGGTACTCTATGGAATTATAAAACAAATAAAGTCGCTACAGAGCTTCTAGATTATTACGGTATTGATCACAGTCTTACTCCAGATGTTGTAGATAATTTTACAGATCAAGGTAAAGTGCACACTGCTGCGGCTAAGGCTACAGGTTTACCTAAGGGAATCTCTGTGACCTACAGATCTGGTGACCAACCTAACAATGCATTGTCACTTAACATTTTTAGACCTGGAGAAGTTGCCGCTACCGGCGGAACTTCAGGGGTGATTTATGCAGTAACAGATCAAAGTGATTTTAAAGAAATACGTAAAGTAAATCATTTTGCTCACGTAAATTATACAAAAGAGCATCCCACTGTAGGGAGATTACTCAATATTAATGGTGCGGGTATCCAGTATCGCTGGTTACGCAATAATAGTGTTGAGAATTCATACGAGAACATGAATCGTAAGGCTTCAAAATTACCTATAGGGTCAGATGGAGTTCTTGTGATCCCTTTTGGTAACGGTGCAGAACGTATGCTGGATAATAAAAATGTGGGTACGCACTTTTGTAATCTCAATCTGAACCAGCATAGCAATGCTCATTTATATAGGGCTGCACTGGAGGGTATTGCTTTCTCGTTTGTTTATGGGATGGATATACTTAAGAAAGATCAAACCGAAATCAACGTTATAAGAGCAGGAAATGATAACCTATTCCGTTCTGAAATATTTGCAAATACGGTAGCAACTCTAATAGGTCAAGAAATAGAGATTTATAATACTACGGGTGCCGTAGGTGCAGCAAGAGCCGCCGGACTTACAGATGGTGATTTTGATCGTTTTGGAGAAAGTATTACAAAGAATGATCACGTGATGACCTATATCCCTATTAAAAATAAAGAGCCCTACAAAGCGGCATATAATAACTGGAAAACAGAATTAGAATTCACAGTACAAAAACATAACTAA
- the xylA gene encoding xylose isomerase — protein sequence MGTKTYFNNIEKIKFEGKDSDNPLAFKYYNPDQVVAGKTMREHFRFSIAYWHTFCGQGADPFGPGTQNFPWDAPKDPMDAAFAKADAAFEFITKMGFDYFCFHDFDLVAEGATFAESEKRIHGITDYIKQKQADTGIKLLWGTANCFSNPRYMNGAVSNPDFNVLARAGGQIKLALDATMKLDGENYVFWGGREGYMSLLNTDLKREQDHLGRFFGMARDYARSQGFKGNFFIEPKPMEPMKHQYDFDAATAIGFLHEYGLEKDFKMNIEVNHATLAQHTFQHELAVSAKAGMLGSIDANRGDYQNGWDTDQFPNNIQETTEAMLVFLQSGGMQGGGVNFDAKVRRNSTDMEDVFHAHIGGADTFARALITADKILTSSPYKKMVADRYSSFDGGKGKDFENGKLDLTDLYKIAQENGELPLISGKQELFENIINQYI from the coding sequence ATGGGAACAAAAACTTATTTTAACAACATAGAAAAAATCAAATTTGAAGGCAAAGATTCAGATAATCCGCTTGCGTTTAAATATTACAACCCAGATCAAGTAGTGGCAGGTAAAACTATGCGTGAGCATTTTAGATTTTCAATTGCTTACTGGCATACCTTCTGTGGGCAAGGCGCAGATCCTTTTGGTCCTGGAACACAAAACTTCCCTTGGGATGCACCAAAAGATCCTATGGATGCCGCTTTCGCGAAAGCGGATGCAGCATTTGAATTTATTACAAAAATGGGATTTGACTATTTCTGTTTTCATGATTTTGATCTTGTAGCAGAGGGAGCAACCTTTGCCGAAAGTGAAAAAAGAATTCACGGTATTACAGACTATATCAAACAGAAGCAAGCAGATACTGGTATCAAATTATTATGGGGAACGGCAAACTGCTTTTCTAACCCTAGATATATGAATGGCGCTGTGAGTAATCCAGATTTTAATGTCCTTGCAAGAGCAGGTGGACAGATAAAACTAGCACTAGATGCTACCATGAAATTAGACGGAGAGAACTATGTGTTCTGGGGTGGTCGTGAAGGATATATGTCCTTGCTCAACACAGATTTAAAACGTGAGCAAGATCATCTAGGTCGTTTCTTTGGAATGGCTAGAGATTATGCACGTAGCCAAGGTTTTAAAGGAAATTTCTTTATCGAGCCAAAGCCTATGGAACCTATGAAGCATCAGTATGACTTTGACGCTGCTACTGCAATAGGCTTTTTACATGAGTACGGTCTTGAGAAAGATTTTAAAATGAATATAGAGGTGAACCACGCTACACTTGCGCAACACACCTTCCAGCACGAGCTTGCGGTATCTGCAAAAGCGGGAATGCTAGGTAGTATTGATGCAAACCGTGGTGATTATCAAAATGGATGGGATACAGACCAGTTTCCTAATAATATTCAAGAAACTACAGAAGCGATGCTTGTATTCTTACAATCTGGCGGAATGCAAGGCGGTGGTGTAAACTTTGATGCAAAAGTGCGCAGAAACTCTACAGATATGGAAGATGTTTTTCACGCACACATAGGTGGTGCAGATACGTTTGCCCGTGCTTTAATCACAGCAGATAAAATTCTTACGTCTTCACCTTATAAAAAGATGGTTGCAGACAGATATAGCTCATTTGATGGAGGTAAAGGGAAGGATTTTGAAAACGGAAAGCTAGACCTTACTGATTTATACAAAATAGCTCAAGAAAACGGAGAGTTACCATTAATTAGTGGTAAGCAAGAGCTTTTTGAGAACATCATTAATCAATACATATAA
- the xylE gene encoding D-xylose transporter XylE, with translation MSNDQKSGYLLRLTVVATLGGLLFGYDTGVISGTVGSLDSFFVIPKGLSETAASAFKGFIVSSALIGCIIGGVLSGFVSRWLGRRNGLILAAILFLISAIGSAMPELFFESIGQGDHTFSTVFIVYRIIGGMGVGLASMMSPLYIAEIAPANIRGKLVSYNQLAIVAGFMVVYFVNYFISKTGGSDEWLNTVGWRYMFASEIIPAGLFFIFLLGVPDTPRSLMLRNKPQEALNVLEKVNGKVAGQHILDQIKGSLTQHSGKLLSFGWLVIIVGVLLSIFQQFVGINVVLYYAPEIFKKIDPNTDGALLLTIIVGIVNFLFTIVAVKTVDKYGRKPLMIIGALGMAVAMFSLGFVFFTGATGYLALACMMVYVASFAVSWGPVTWVLLSEIFPNKIRGRAMSIAVAAQWIANYLVSLTFPMMDDNTYLTEQFNHGFAYWVYGGMSILAMLFVWKFIPETKGKTLEEMEDVWIKK, from the coding sequence ATGTCAAACGATCAAAAATCAGGCTATTTACTCAGACTTACTGTAGTTGCAACGCTAGGAGGACTCCTTTTTGGGTATGATACAGGTGTTATTTCTGGAACCGTAGGTTCTCTAGATAGCTTCTTTGTAATACCTAAAGGGCTTAGTGAGACAGCGGCAAGTGCCTTCAAAGGATTTATAGTGTCCAGTGCCCTTATAGGCTGTATTATAGGTGGAGTCTTGAGTGGTTTTGTAAGCCGCTGGCTAGGAAGAAGGAATGGATTAATTCTTGCCGCTATACTTTTCTTGATATCTGCCATAGGCTCGGCGATGCCAGAGTTGTTTTTTGAGAGTATAGGTCAAGGTGATCATACATTTAGTACTGTTTTTATTGTTTACAGAATTATTGGTGGTATGGGAGTTGGACTTGCGTCTATGATGTCACCATTATACATTGCAGAGATTGCGCCTGCAAATATTAGAGGGAAGCTTGTTTCTTACAATCAGCTGGCTATTGTTGCTGGATTTATGGTAGTTTATTTTGTAAACTACTTTATCTCAAAAACTGGAGGGTCTGACGAGTGGCTTAATACGGTAGGATGGCGTTATATGTTTGCTAGTGAAATTATACCTGCAGGGCTCTTTTTTATATTTTTATTAGGAGTTCCAGATACACCACGCTCATTAATGCTACGTAACAAGCCCCAAGAGGCACTTAACGTACTTGAAAAAGTGAATGGGAAAGTGGCTGGGCAGCATATTTTAGATCAGATCAAAGGGTCGCTCACGCAGCACTCAGGTAAATTACTTTCCTTTGGATGGCTAGTGATTATCGTGGGGGTCTTACTTTCCATATTCCAGCAATTTGTAGGGATTAATGTGGTTTTATATTATGCTCCCGAAATATTTAAAAAGATAGATCCTAATACAGACGGTGCGCTCTTACTCACGATTATCGTAGGTATTGTAAACTTCTTATTTACCATCGTTGCCGTAAAAACGGTAGATAAATATGGGCGTAAACCTTTAATGATAATTGGTGCGTTAGGAATGGCTGTTGCTATGTTCTCATTAGGTTTTGTCTTTTTTACCGGCGCTACTGGCTATCTCGCACTTGCATGTATGATGGTTTATGTAGCGAGTTTTGCCGTGAGTTGGGGTCCTGTTACATGGGTGTTGCTCTCAGAAATTTTTCCTAATAAAATTAGAGGTCGTGCAATGTCTATCGCTGTAGCGGCACAATGGATAGCAAACTACCTAGTATCGCTTACCTTTCCTATGATGGATGATAACACCTACCTCACAGAACAGTTTAATCATGGTTTTGCGTATTGGGTTTACGGAGGTATGAGCATACTAGCTATGCTTTTTGTTTGGAAATTTATACCAGAGACCAAAGGAAAAACGCTCGAAGAGATGGAAGACGTTTGGATTAAGAAGTAA
- the fsa gene encoding fructose-6-phosphate aldolase yields MKFFIDTANLDQIKEAQALGVLDGVTTNPSLMAKENIRGKENILQHYRDICELVDGDVSAEVIATDFENMVKEGEELAALHPQIVVKLPMIASGVKACKYFSDKGIRTNVTLVFSAGQALLAAKAGATYVSPFIGRLDDIATDGLNLISEIKLIYDNYGFETEILAASVRHTMHVINCAKLGADVMTGPLSAIEGLLNHPLTTSGLEKFLADYNKGN; encoded by the coding sequence ATGAAATTTTTTATAGATACTGCAAACCTTGATCAGATAAAAGAAGCTCAAGCACTGGGTGTGCTTGATGGGGTAACTACAAATCCGTCACTTATGGCTAAGGAAAACATACGTGGAAAGGAGAATATACTACAACATTACAGAGATATTTGTGAGCTAGTAGATGGTGACGTAAGTGCCGAAGTTATTGCGACAGATTTTGAAAATATGGTAAAGGAGGGAGAGGAACTCGCTGCGTTACATCCTCAGATAGTTGTAAAATTACCCATGATAGCAAGCGGTGTAAAGGCTTGTAAATATTTTAGTGATAAGGGAATTAGAACTAATGTAACCTTGGTGTTTTCGGCAGGGCAGGCATTACTTGCCGCAAAGGCAGGCGCTACTTATGTATCACCATTTATAGGACGTTTGGATGACATTGCTACAGATGGACTCAATTTGATTTCAGAAATCAAATTGATTTACGATAATTATGGGTTTGAGACAGAAATTCTAGCCGCATCAGTAAGACATACAATGCACGTTATTAATTGTGCAAAACTAGGTGCAGATGTGATGACAGGACCTTTAAGTGCCATTGAAGGATTGCTTAATCACCCACTTACTACATCTGGACTCGAGAAATTTCTTGCAGATTACAACAAGGGGAATTAA
- a CDS encoding LacI family transcriptional regulator: MVVPIIQNNFFSKAFAGIEEVCSANDYTLISCISDDSYEKEVKTIELLKNGALDGIIL, encoded by the coding sequence GTGGTTGTCCCTATTATTCAAAATAATTTTTTTTCTAAAGCTTTTGCGGGTATTGAGGAAGTGTGTAGTGCAAACGACTACACACTTATTTCTTGTATATCTGACGATTCTTATGAAAAAGAAGTGAAGACTATTGAGTTGCTTAAAAATGGAGCTTTAGATGGTATTATCTTGTAA
- a CDS encoding substrate-binding domain-containing protein, whose translation MQPGCKHVAVVSKLDALSVGKLRAAGYKSTIKDYNPDQPEMIFSIGKSEDITECLIEVLSTHRIDALLCLEETATLNAVQLLKTLGKRIPEDVPVISFTNNDLQKFLTPAVTTVSQHAKKIGMRAATMLIKRLEKKHFGNHQTKVICTSLIERDSTRAFKSF comes from the coding sequence ATACAACCTGGATGTAAACATGTTGCCGTAGTATCAAAACTAGATGCGTTATCTGTAGGTAAATTGAGGGCGGCTGGATATAAAAGTACTATTAAAGATTATAATCCGGATCAACCCGAAATGATTTTTAGTATCGGTAAAAGTGAAGACATTACAGAATGCCTTATAGAGGTGCTTAGTACGCATCGTATCGATGCGCTTTTATGCTTAGAAGAAACAGCAACTCTCAATGCAGTACAGCTTTTAAAAACATTAGGAAAAAGAATTCCTGAAGATGTTCCTGTCATAAGCTTTACAAATAATGACTTGCAGAAATTTCTAACACCTGCGGTCACAACAGTGAGTCAGCATGCAAAAAAAATAGGAATGAGAGCAGCGACGATGCTTATAAAAAGACTAGAAAAGAAACACTTTGGAAATCACCAAACAAAAGTGATTTGCACCTCCCTCATTGAGAGAGATTCTACGCGTGCTTTTAAGTCGTTTTAA
- a CDS encoding hybrid sensor histidine kinase/response regulator transcription factor has product MPQAQNGTKSLNFVSIKDGISKVGISSIIQDDYGFIWIGTSGSGLYKFDGVTYTSYKYEVNAPASLSSNLIYSMYLDTANILWVGTEDGLNRYNRSLDRFEKVSLGSEVLESISILSIGNSKDNELLLGTEAGLVVLKTKTLESKYINGYNGSNTIIQSSLKPQSESHHTFLGTLKGLRVYNEHTNQVLLPSSELENTEVFQSQIQTLVFDNEDNLWLGTISKGIYKLTLKNGTTVSKVEHFPLSRKRILSAITLPDNSLLFGTENDGLFHLRSDGTLIKHYLSDRMDDNSILSNSIWSLFLDDNDRVWMGYYNNGVAVSDSLYDKFDNIESLSNNNNSLTVGSVTGIAKGVQGNIWVVMDGGGLDIYDPSSNKVTHVNGQNTNLYAGLDSDYLQTIFIDSKENVWIGSWDNGIYFLKKGSQIFENFNRVTTDGALISDAILSFAEDKNGTIFIGTFYGGLHTLDPVTKTIVHQDDEAFKSLGIEISDVRKVLVDRDSAIWLGSTDGLFKIDQTVNEEWRAISLVDRMEKLGENRKSARHILSLYQSSNGDMWIGTRGAGVCHYSISDDSFRWLNTNSGLSNDNVVSIIEGDDGSMWFAGNSGITKYNVLKNTFIEYTSSDGLLSDDFNFNAVLKDGDGTLYFGNYRGVDFFNPAEIVINNNVPSLYFTGLKIYNEEVDPSQEDAPIKKSIAETSEIIFNHKQSVFTIEYAGVSFTRPEKNQYAYYLEGLETTWNYVGNARSATYTNLDNGDYTFKVKVANNDGVWNENILELKIKILPPWWKTNLAIVCYVLLFLLGLYIISKISKQRLREKEAISNERAQREQEDILHEKKLQFFTNISHEFRTPLTLMISPLKDILNDTTLNLPQRIKEKHHIIYKNTDRLFRLINELMDLRKLELNKLRIRAKKINALSFTQDIISYFKEEAFNRNIYLSVDAAIPDVKLYADEGMLEKVIFNIMSNAIKVTPDGGAINVEVKLNEAGEIMPLINPDKKSAVVEIIISDTGPGLKKKQLKRIFNRFYQVENLNKTYYGGTGIGLEVVKDLVQLHRGEIRVDSKYGEGTTFRILLPSGKKHFKKKELISIETDLEIQKEKTPQTFITNIPEEIDVVPTHRSHTLLIVEDNAELRKYLRSELKGTYKILQAANGVEGLNVAKEANPDIIITDVIMPEMDGFEFCKQIKNDIRTSHIPLLMLTAKARIDDRIEGIGYGADAYMVKPFDFRLLKLRLEQLIKSRQLIFDKYFGAISGSDENASATSIDKVFIQKVLTYVNNNMSDSNLSVESLASELSLSRSQLYRKVKSLTGQTVNEFVRKLRLERAKQILLTENANVSEVCYKVGFSSPSYFTKCFKAHFGILPTEAQPRD; this is encoded by the coding sequence TTGCCTCAAGCACAGAATGGTACAAAATCTTTAAATTTTGTAAGTATAAAGGATGGAATATCTAAAGTAGGAATCTCGTCTATTATACAAGACGATTACGGTTTTATCTGGATAGGAACTAGCGGCAGCGGATTATATAAATTTGATGGTGTAACATATACTTCATATAAATATGAAGTGAATGCCCCAGCCTCTTTATCTAGTAATCTTATTTATAGCATGTATCTAGATACTGCAAATATATTATGGGTAGGTACAGAAGATGGTCTTAATCGCTATAATAGATCTTTAGATAGATTTGAGAAAGTCTCTCTAGGTAGTGAAGTGCTAGAGAGTATATCTATATTGAGTATAGGAAACTCTAAAGACAATGAGCTGTTGTTAGGAACAGAGGCGGGGCTGGTAGTACTCAAAACAAAAACTTTAGAAAGCAAATATATAAATGGTTATAATGGCAGTAATACTATTATACAATCTAGTCTTAAACCACAAAGTGAATCACATCACACATTTTTAGGAACCTTAAAAGGATTACGTGTTTATAATGAACATACTAATCAAGTGTTATTGCCTTCTAGTGAATTAGAAAATACTGAGGTTTTTCAAAGTCAAATTCAGACGCTTGTCTTTGACAATGAAGATAATTTATGGTTAGGGACTATATCTAAAGGAATTTATAAACTTACGTTGAAAAATGGAACGACAGTAAGTAAGGTGGAGCATTTCCCGCTTTCGCGAAAGCGTATACTTTCTGCAATCACTTTACCAGACAATTCTTTATTGTTTGGTACTGAGAACGATGGTTTATTTCATTTGAGAAGTGACGGAACGCTCATTAAACATTATCTATCTGATCGTATGGATGATAATAGTATTTTATCAAACTCCATATGGTCACTTTTTCTGGATGATAATGATAGAGTATGGATGGGATATTACAATAATGGCGTAGCTGTAAGTGATAGCTTATATGATAAGTTTGATAATATTGAGAGCCTGTCTAATAATAACAATTCGCTTACTGTAGGCTCTGTCACTGGTATTGCAAAAGGTGTTCAAGGTAATATCTGGGTAGTTATGGATGGCGGTGGTCTTGATATCTATGATCCCAGTTCGAATAAAGTTACGCACGTAAACGGACAAAACACAAATCTGTATGCAGGATTAGATAGTGACTATCTCCAAACAATTTTTATAGATAGCAAAGAGAATGTGTGGATAGGGAGCTGGGATAATGGTATCTACTTCTTAAAGAAAGGTTCTCAAATATTTGAAAATTTTAATAGAGTAACTACGGATGGAGCCCTTATCTCTGATGCTATTTTGAGCTTTGCCGAAGATAAAAATGGAACAATCTTTATAGGTACTTTTTATGGAGGGTTGCATACTCTTGATCCAGTCACTAAGACAATTGTACATCAAGATGATGAAGCTTTTAAAAGTTTGGGCATTGAGATTAGTGATGTGCGTAAGGTGCTAGTAGACCGTGATTCTGCGATATGGTTGGGATCTACAGATGGGCTCTTTAAAATTGACCAAACTGTAAACGAAGAGTGGCGTGCGATTTCATTAGTAGACCGAATGGAAAAGCTAGGCGAAAATAGAAAGAGTGCGCGCCATATATTATCCCTATATCAAAGCTCAAATGGTGATATGTGGATAGGAACTAGAGGTGCTGGGGTGTGTCATTATAGCATAAGTGATGATTCTTTTAGATGGCTAAACACTAACAGCGGATTGAGTAATGATAACGTAGTAAGTATTATTGAGGGTGATGACGGCAGTATGTGGTTTGCAGGTAATTCTGGAATTACAAAATATAATGTATTAAAAAACACGTTTATAGAGTACACCAGTAGTGATGGTTTACTCTCTGACGATTTTAATTTTAATGCAGTCTTAAAGGATGGTGATGGTACATTATATTTTGGTAATTATAGGGGAGTTGACTTTTTTAACCCAGCCGAAATTGTAATAAATAACAACGTTCCTTCTTTATATTTTACAGGATTAAAAATCTATAATGAAGAGGTAGATCCTTCACAAGAAGATGCCCCTATTAAAAAATCAATCGCCGAGACTAGTGAAATTATATTTAATCACAAGCAATCTGTATTTACTATTGAGTATGCTGGAGTAAGTTTTACACGTCCTGAAAAAAATCAATATGCCTATTATCTTGAGGGGCTAGAAACAACTTGGAATTATGTAGGAAATGCAAGAAGTGCTACTTATACCAATCTAGATAATGGCGATTATACTTTTAAAGTAAAGGTTGCTAACAATGACGGTGTTTGGAATGAAAATATTCTAGAGTTAAAAATTAAAATTCTTCCTCCCTGGTGGAAGACTAATCTAGCGATTGTATGTTATGTCTTGTTATTCTTACTAGGCCTTTACATTATAAGTAAGATTTCAAAGCAACGCTTACGCGAAAAAGAGGCAATCTCAAACGAGCGTGCTCAACGTGAACAAGAAGACATATTACACGAGAAAAAGCTACAGTTTTTTACAAACATCTCACATGAGTTTAGAACTCCACTTACTTTAATGATTAGTCCGCTGAAGGATATTCTCAATGACACAACACTCAATTTACCACAACGTATAAAGGAAAAGCATCATATCATTTATAAAAATACCGATCGATTATTTAGGCTTATTAATGAATTAATGGACCTGCGTAAGCTCGAATTGAACAAATTACGAATACGAGCAAAGAAGATTAATGCACTTAGTTTTACCCAAGATATTATCTCATATTTTAAAGAGGAAGCATTTAATCGTAATATATATCTTTCGGTGGACGCCGCAATCCCAGATGTGAAGTTATATGCAGATGAAGGCATGCTCGAAAAAGTTATTTTCAATATCATGTCAAATGCTATAAAAGTAACCCCAGACGGCGGAGCAATAAATGTAGAGGTAAAATTAAACGAGGCTGGTGAGATAATGCCGTTAATTAATCCCGATAAAAAAAGTGCAGTAGTCGAAATCATCATTAGCGATACTGGACCAGGACTTAAAAAGAAACAACTCAAACGTATATTTAATCGTTTTTACCAAGTAGAAAATCTTAATAAAACTTATTATGGTGGGACAGGTATAGGTCTCGAGGTTGTAAAGGACTTGGTGCAGCTCCATCGAGGTGAAATTAGGGTAGATAGTAAGTATGGGGAAGGAACAACTTTTAGAATATTATTGCCCTCTGGTAAAAAGCATTTTAAAAAGAAAGAATTAATATCAATAGAAACAGATCTCGAGATACAAAAAGAAAAAACTCCACAAACATTCATAACAAATATCCCAGAAGAAATTGATGTTGTACCTACACATAGATCGCACACCCTATTGATAGTGGAGGACAACGCAGAGCTTAGGAAATACTTGCGTAGCGAACTTAAAGGAACATATAAGATTTTACAGGCGGCTAACGGGGTTGAAGGACTTAATGTTGCAAAAGAAGCGAATCCAGATATTATTATTACTGATGTGATAATGCCAGAAATGGATGGTTTTGAATTCTGTAAGCAAATTAAAAATGACATACGCACAAGCCACATTCCCTTGTTAATGCTCACTGCCAAAGCTCGCATAGACGATCGTATAGAGGGAATAGGGTATGGCGCAGATGCTTATATGGTAAAGCCTTTTGATTTTAGACTACTCAAATTACGTTTAGAGCAGCTTATAAAGAGTAGACAATTGATATTTGATAAATATTTTGGAGCCATAAGTGGATCAGATGAGAATGCTAGTGCAACATCTATTGATAAAGTTTTTATACAGAAGGTGCTAACTTATGTAAATAATAACATGAGTGATTCTAATTTAAGTGTCGAGTCATTAGCATCAGAACTTAGCCTTAGCCGGAGTCAGCTCTACCGTAAGGTTAAATCACTCACGGGGCAAACAGTTAATGAATTTGTGCGTAAGCTTAGATTAGAGCGAGCTAAACAGATATTGCTAACTGAAAATGCAAACGTAAGTGAAGTCTGTTATAAAGTTGGCTTTTCCTCACCTTCATACTTTACGAAGTGTTTTAAAGCGCATTTTGGAATTTTACCTACGGAGGCTCAGCCTAGAGATTGA